The Pasteurella multocida genome contains a region encoding:
- a CDS encoding ABC transporter permease encodes MIIALLRQVFLVFLTLLILSLLSYMILIQDPLNEELMQPTLLQGYISHITHLLQGDFGITYNGGDSLNAIIQTVLPPTLELCFSAILLAVLFGIPLGLMGAMKSHTFLGKGIRTMSALGLSMPVFWIAPIALYFSAIHSWEISAIGQYNLLYAIKPITGFPIIDVWFMDEFYRTKVIQNVLQHLVLPTLVLTILPTMEITRIVQQRAEDVLTKNYIKMAMTRGWSQNKILRKHVLRNTLPLLIPQSTRLFTLVLTQCMLVESTFGWPGIGRWLIDAVTQQDYNSISVGVIVIGLCIIIVDVLSESFAFMLDPFNKKGWYAR; translated from the coding sequence ATGATCATTGCTTTATTACGCCAAGTTTTCCTTGTGTTTCTGACATTACTGATTCTGTCTTTGCTCAGTTATATGATTTTAATCCAAGACCCGCTGAATGAAGAACTAATGCAGCCAACTCTCCTACAAGGCTATATCTCGCATATTACTCACTTACTACAAGGGGATTTTGGCATTACGTACAACGGAGGCGATTCACTAAATGCCATTATCCAAACCGTTTTACCGCCTACCCTCGAACTTTGCTTCAGCGCTATTTTACTTGCCGTATTATTTGGCATCCCATTAGGGCTCATGGGTGCAATGAAAAGCCACACTTTTTTAGGGAAGGGAATTCGCACCATGTCTGCTTTAGGTTTATCTATGCCAGTATTTTGGATCGCACCTATTGCACTGTATTTTTCTGCTATTCATAGTTGGGAAATTTCAGCGATCGGGCAATATAACTTACTTTATGCGATTAAACCAATCACTGGCTTTCCTATTATTGATGTCTGGTTTATGGACGAATTTTACCGCACCAAAGTCATTCAGAATGTCCTACAGCATCTTGTCTTACCCACTTTAGTGCTGACAATTTTGCCAACAATGGAGATCACAAGAATTGTGCAGCAACGGGCTGAAGATGTGTTAACGAAAAATTATATCAAGATGGCAATGACTCGGGGCTGGTCACAAAATAAGATCTTACGCAAACATGTTTTACGTAACACACTTCCACTATTAATTCCTCAATCGACACGTTTATTTACACTTGTCCTAACGCAATGTATGTTAGTGGAAAGCACATTTGGCTGGCCTGGTATCGGTCGCTGGTTAATTGATGCCGTTACACAACAAGACTATAATAGTATTTCTGTGGGCGTGATCGTTATTGGCTTATGTATTATCATCGTTGATGTATTATCAGAAAGTTTTGCCTTTATGCTCGATCCATTTAATAAGAAAGGCTGGTATGCAAGATAA
- a CDS encoding ABC transporter permease subunit encodes MQDKEPDEFRESAAIKHIWLLFRQDRIALFSFYLFIVFILTALFSPWIAPYSSDMQFVGQELLPPSWTNEGKISFFFGTDDIGRDVFSRIIIGTSYTLGASLVVVCFTIMIGTLLGIWAGISHSVKSKILGHFLDTFLSIPSLLIAIIIATLMKPSLINAILATTLALLPYFIHEIYQATQHELKKEYVLMLKLDGISNKALLKEIILPNISVRYIQEIARAFAIAILDISALSFISLGAQRPTPEWGAMIKDSLELIYLAPWTVILPGIAIILTILVVFIFSQGLCKAIEKYYE; translated from the coding sequence ATGCAAGATAAAGAACCTGATGAATTTCGCGAAAGTGCTGCAATAAAACATATCTGGCTATTATTTAGACAAGATCGTATCGCGCTATTTAGCTTCTACCTTTTTATTGTTTTTATTTTAACCGCACTTTTTAGTCCGTGGATTGCACCTTACTCTAGCGACATGCAATTTGTCGGTCAAGAACTGCTGCCTCCTTCTTGGACCAACGAAGGAAAAATTTCGTTTTTCTTCGGTACTGATGATATTGGCAGAGATGTTTTTAGTCGTATCATTATCGGTACTAGCTATACACTCGGTGCTTCTCTCGTTGTCGTGTGTTTCACTATCATGATTGGGACATTGCTCGGCATTTGGGCGGGTATTTCACACAGTGTAAAATCAAAAATTTTAGGGCATTTTCTTGATACGTTTCTTTCGATCCCGAGTTTGTTGATTGCTATTATTATTGCCACGCTAATGAAGCCTAGCTTAATTAATGCCATTTTAGCCACAACATTAGCATTATTGCCGTACTTTATTCATGAAATCTATCAAGCCACACAACATGAACTGAAAAAAGAATATGTATTAATGCTTAAACTAGATGGAATTTCGAATAAAGCACTCCTGAAAGAAATCATCTTGCCGAATATTTCAGTACGTTATATTCAGGAAATCGCTCGTGCCTTTGCCATCGCTATTTTAGATATCAGCGCACTCAGTTTTATCTCTTTGGGGGCACAGCGCCCTACGCCAGAATGGGGTGCTATGATCAAAGATTCTTTAGAACTGATTTATCTCGCGCCTTGGACCGTCATTCTCCCCGGCATCGCCATTATTTTAACCATTTTAGTCGTTTTTATTTTCAGCCAAGGGCTGTGTAAAGCGATAGAGAAATATTACGAGTAG
- a CDS encoding oligopeptide/dipeptide ABC transporter ATP-binding protein produces the protein MALLDIRNLCIEIETSQGRIKVVDNVNLTLNEGEICGLVGESGSGKSLIAKVICNVFRDSWIVTADRFRFDNIELLKLPPKKRRKLIGQEISMIFQDPLTCLDPSKTIGKQIIQNIPSWTFKGRWWQWFGWKKRRAIELLHKVGIKEHEDIMQSYPEEITEGEGQKVMIAIAVANQPRLLIADEPTNSVESITKAQIFRLLSSMNQNQGTSILLTSNDIKSISEWCDTFSVLYCGQNAESGPKEEILEHPHHPYTQALLHSIPDFSQPLPLKSRLNTLKGTVPLLEQMPIGCRLGPRCPFAQKKCIVKPTRYRIKQHEFSCHYPLNLREKQFKEKQVSAPLILQNAKSE, from the coding sequence ATGGCGCTATTAGATATTCGAAACCTGTGTATTGAAATTGAAACATCGCAAGGGCGTATCAAGGTTGTCGATAATGTCAATCTTACCCTTAACGAAGGCGAAATTTGTGGTTTAGTCGGAGAATCAGGTTCAGGAAAAAGCTTAATCGCAAAAGTAATTTGTAATGTGTTTCGTGACTCTTGGATTGTCACCGCCGACCGTTTCCGTTTTGACAACATTGAATTACTAAAATTACCGCCCAAAAAACGACGTAAATTAATTGGGCAAGAAATATCAATGATCTTCCAAGACCCACTGACTTGTTTAGACCCGAGCAAAACGATTGGCAAACAAATCATCCAGAATATCCCCTCATGGACATTTAAAGGTCGTTGGTGGCAGTGGTTTGGTTGGAAAAAACGTCGCGCAATCGAATTATTACACAAAGTAGGCATTAAAGAACACGAGGATATCATGCAAAGTTATCCTGAAGAGATTACCGAAGGTGAAGGACAAAAAGTCATGATCGCCATTGCCGTTGCGAATCAGCCTCGTTTACTCATTGCTGATGAGCCGACTAACTCTGTGGAATCAATCACTAAAGCTCAGATCTTTCGCTTACTCTCAAGTATGAACCAAAATCAAGGCACATCTATTTTACTGACCAGTAACGATATCAAGAGTATCAGTGAATGGTGTGATACATTTTCTGTACTTTACTGTGGACAAAATGCCGAATCTGGACCAAAAGAAGAGATTTTAGAACACCCACATCATCCCTATACACAAGCCTTGTTACATTCGATTCCAGACTTTAGTCAACCATTACCCTTGAAAAGTCGCTTAAATACATTAAAAGGCACCGTTCCTTTATTAGAACAAATGCCAATTGGTTGTCGCCTTGGACCGAGATGCCCCTTTGCACAAAAAAAATGTATTGTAAAACCTACAAGGTATCGTATTAAACAGCATGAATTTTCCTGTCACTACCCTTTAAATTTACGCGAAAAACAATTTAAAGAAAAACAGGTTAGCGCCCCTTTAATACTCCAAAATGCAAAATCAGAATAG
- a CDS encoding ATP-binding cassette domain-containing protein has product MALLQVEDLSKSFTDTMSLFGASQFNAVERISFRLDKKQTLAIIGKNGSGKSTLAKMIVGIIPPTSGRILFNGQPLLFGDYQYRAKHIRMIFQDPNTAFNPRLNVGQILDAPLRLVTHLDNQDRNQKIFNTLKLVGLYPDHANVKINTMSASQKQRVALARALILDPQIIIADDALGSLDATVKTQLTNLMLHLQDKLGISYIYVGQHLGIIKHMADNVLVMDEGKMIEYGQTKSLFTHPQTEVTKRLVESHFGRLLDEGSWATK; this is encoded by the coding sequence ATGGCACTATTACAAGTTGAAGATCTGTCAAAATCTTTTACTGATACGATGAGCTTATTTGGCGCCAGCCAATTTAATGCTGTAGAAAGAATTAGTTTTCGTCTTGATAAAAAACAGACACTAGCCATTATTGGTAAAAATGGCTCTGGAAAATCAACGCTTGCCAAAATGATCGTGGGTATTATCCCTCCAACTTCGGGGCGTATTCTCTTTAATGGTCAACCTCTCCTCTTTGGTGATTACCAATATCGGGCAAAACACATCCGCATGATCTTTCAAGATCCTAACACAGCCTTTAATCCACGCTTAAATGTGGGACAAATTTTGGATGCGCCTTTGCGTTTAGTGACACATCTCGATAACCAAGATCGTAACCAAAAAATCTTCAATACACTCAAATTAGTAGGGCTGTATCCAGATCATGCGAATGTTAAAATCAACACGATGTCAGCCAGTCAGAAACAACGTGTTGCGTTAGCGAGGGCCTTAATTTTAGATCCGCAAATCATTATCGCAGATGATGCACTAGGCTCACTAGATGCCACGGTAAAAACCCAACTCACTAACTTGATGTTACATTTACAAGATAAGTTGGGTATTTCCTATATTTATGTTGGTCAACATTTAGGTATCATCAAACATATGGCGGATAATGTCTTAGTAATGGACGAAGGCAAAATGATTGAATATGGACAGACCAAATCACTCTTTACTCATCCACAAACGGAAGTCACAAAACGTCTAGTCGAAAGCCATTTTGGACGCTTATTAGATGAAGGTTCTTGGGCTACAAAATAG
- a CDS encoding SDR family NAD(P)-dependent oxidoreductase, which yields MNNGYILITGASSGIGYQLAKTYAQKGNKLILVARTLAPLVALQQQYVGNIEIIQADLSCLEETRNVYTFTQQRGWFIHTLINNAGVGLLGDFTQTTLEDEIAMVNLNIQSLMILSKLYLQDMMKMNQGHILNVSSVAGEMPGGPQMSVYYATKAFVTSFSQGLSYELRHTGIKVSILAPGPTLTNFVKTATRTENATLFDMLTFQTAETVARYTEKHLAHKKLIIPGVWNKLMVYSHRFLPRTFVIALVSRIQHLKKEK from the coding sequence ATGAATAATGGTTATATTTTAATTACTGGTGCAAGCTCAGGAATTGGTTATCAGCTTGCTAAAACATATGCTCAAAAAGGCAATAAATTAATTTTAGTGGCAAGGACTTTAGCGCCTTTAGTTGCATTGCAGCAACAATATGTGGGAAACATTGAGATTATCCAAGCAGATTTGTCTTGTTTAGAAGAGACGCGAAATGTATATACTTTTACACAACAACGAGGATGGTTTATTCATACATTAATTAATAATGCAGGAGTAGGATTATTAGGGGATTTTACTCAGACTACATTAGAAGATGAAATCGCGATGGTGAACTTGAATATTCAGTCTTTAATGATACTCAGCAAACTGTATTTACAAGATATGATGAAAATGAATCAAGGGCACATTCTTAATGTTTCTTCTGTTGCGGGTGAAATGCCGGGTGGTCCTCAAATGTCGGTATATTATGCAACTAAAGCCTTTGTTACGTCATTTAGTCAAGGACTAAGTTATGAATTAAGACACACGGGAATAAAGGTGTCCATTTTAGCACCGGGTCCTACATTGACCAATTTTGTTAAAACGGCGACACGCACAGAAAACGCGACGCTCTTTGATATGTTGACGTTTCAGACCGCGGAGACAGTTGCTCGATATACTGAAAAGCATTTAGCACATAAGAAATTGATTATTCCGGGTGTCTGGAATAAATTGATGGTTTATAGTCACCGTTTTTTACCACGAACTTTTGTTATTGCACTTGTAAGTCGTATTCAGCATTTAAAGAAAGAGAAGTAG